ACTACGTCTGCTCCGAGCCACTTCCAAGATTTCCCTGCATCGACACTGACGCCCGGGCCGCGTACGCCGATGTTGGCCTTGTCGAACACAAAGGTCAGGGTGCGACCTGCCGCGCCCGTGACCCGGAAGTACCAGTAGAACCAGGGGACCATGCTGTCCCGCTTGTCTGGAGCGAGGTGGATGGTGTCGCCATCCACCCTGGCCACGAGGACGTTTCCACCGGGGAAGCTGGCATCAATCGCAAAGGACGGTGCAGGAGAACGCGCCTGACCATGAACCACCAAGGGTAGGAGAGCGACTATGTAGAGGATGAGCAATTTCATACAAAACGCATCAAAGGATCGTCCATGAATGAAGAGTCTATCTGGCATTCTGCCATGGCGCCGCCTTTCTTATGGAGTCATCCACCTTGGGATTCCCGCTAGACCCCACCTGTCTGGACGTTTTATGCTATTGCCCCCATGAGCCGCTCTTCTCTGGTTGCCCTTGTTCTCGCCACCCACGTCGCCATGCCTGTCTTTGCGGCAGAGGGACCCATTCGCTTCAATCGCGATGTGCGGCCCATCATGTCGGACACATGCTTCCACTGCCATGGTCCAGACAAGAACTCACGCAAAGGAGGGTTGCGGCTGGATATTCGCGAAGAGGCGCTGAAGCCGGGCAAGTCCGGCGCGATTCCCATCGTCCCCGGGAAGCCGGAGGAAAGCGAGATCGTCACGCGCATCTTCACGAAGGATGCTGACGATCTGATGCCGCCGGATGACGCGCACAAGGAACTCACCGCCGCACAGAAGGAAATCTTCCGCCGCTGGGTGGCAGAGGGTGCGGTGTATGAAGCGCACTGGGCCTACACACCCCTGGTGCGGCCCGCGGTGCCGAAGATTGAGGACGCGCGTTTCACGATTCACAATCCCATCGACGCTTTTATCGCCGAGAAACTGATCGAGAAAAAGGCGGGCCCATCCTCGCAGGCGGATGCTCGGATGCTGGCGCGTCGCCTGTCTCTGGATATCACGGGGCTGCCGCCATCACCCAAGCAGGTGGGTGACTTTGTAAAGGCCGCCGCGGGCAAGTCGCCTTCGGAAGTTGATGCCGCCTACGACGCCCTGCGTGAGAGTTTCTTCAAGTCGCCGCACTACGGCGAACGAATGGCGGTGTGGTGGCTGGATGTTGCGCGGTTCACAGACACGGTCGGTTTCCATGGAGACCAGAACCAGCGCATCTTCCCGTATCGCGATTATGTGATCAGCGCGTTCAACAAGAACAAGCCCTTTGACCAGTTCACAAGGGACCAGCTTGCCGGCGATCTTTTGCCAAACCCGACGACAGAGCAGCTCGTGGCTTCCGGGTTCAATCGCCTGAACATGATGACCCGCGAAGGTGGGGCGCAGCCGAAAGAGTATCTCGCAAAGTATGGCGCAGAACGCGTGCGCACCGTGGGAGGCGCGTGGATGGGAGCCACGCTCGGCTGCTCCGAGTGTCACGACCACAAATTCGATCCTTTTACCGCAAAGGACTTCTATGCGATGCAGGCCTTCTTTGCAGATGTGAAGCAGTGGGGCGTGTACTCCGACTACGGCTACACGAAAAACCCCGAACTCAAGGGCTGGAGCAACGACTATCCCTTCCCGCCGGAAATCGAAGTGGTGAGCCCCTACCTCAAGAAGCGTGGCGAGAAGCTGCATGCCGGGATGATGGCTGTCGCGAAGAAGGCGCTGGCAGCGGTGCCGCAAGAACAGTTTGCAGCGTGGAAGAGTGCATCGCAGGAATTCCTTGCGCAACACCAGAAGGGTTGGGTCACACCCGCACCGCAGGTGACGGTGAGCGAGGCGCCGGTTGCGGACAAAAAGAAGAAGGACGCACCCGCCAAACCCGCGCCCAAGAAGGATGGTGCTGCCGCGGAGAAGCCCAAACCCGAACTGCCGCAGCCCGTGGTAGAGGAGGGAAGGAAGATCGTCTTCAGCGGAAAAGCAGCCGACACCACGAAGGTTTCACTAAGTGTCACGGGTCGTGTCGCTGCGGTGTGGCTGGAGCTTTTGCCGGATGCGCGTCATGGCGACAGCATCCTGCGTGGCGGGGCGAAGGATACCTCGTTCACAGTGAAGCCTGCCATCAGTGTGCAGCGTAAGGGTGCCGACAAGGCGGCTGCGGCAACCATTGCCTATGCGACTGCCACCCATGAAGATCCCCAGTACAGCAGTACGGTGCAACAGCTCAATCTCCGCGGCGGCTGGAAGACCTCATCCAAGGAATGGAATCAGCCGCAGGCCTCTGCATGGATCCTGGACACGCCGGTGACCCTGATGGAAGGTGATACACTGCATGTTACCATTCCCGGGAACATGGCCGGGGTCATGCGCGTGTCAGTTTCTCCCTTTGCTCCCCTCAAGCCGCTTGGCAGGGAATGGGGCGCCAAGCTCGCGGAAGCTCTGAAGCTGGAGCAGCTTTCCGACGAGTTGGCTGAGCTGTATCTCACCTCTACAGGCACCGACCGCGCAGCCATCACGGAGTACCGCAAGCTGCACAGCGAGTGGCTCGCCTGCCGTGACGGCAAGACCTGGACCATGGTCACCAAAGCGATGGATCCGCTGACAGTCCGTATCCTGCCACGTGGCAACTGGATGGATGAGACTGGCGAAGTCACGCCGCCTGCAGTGCCGGAGTTTCTGCCTGCCACCTTCCGTCCGGAGAAGGACAAGCCCCAGGCGACGCGCCTGCAGCTCGCAGAGTGGCTTTGCTCAAAGGAGAATCCACTCACGCCACGTGCGACCATGAACCGGCTGTGGAAGCAGTTTTTCGGCAACGGCCTCTCCATAGTGGTGGATGACCTTGGAGCTCAGGGAGAACCTCCCAGTCATCCGGAGTTGCTCGACTGGCTGGCGTGCGAGTTCCGCGACAGTGGCTGGGACATGCAGCACATGATTCGCCTGATGGTGAGCTCCAGCACGTATCGCCAGAGCAGCAGCCTTCGTGCGGACATGCGCGAAGTGGATCCGGCCAACCGCCTGCTGTCCTCGCAGAATCCGCGGCGTCTTGATGCGGAGTTCGTGCGGGACAATGCCCTCGCGATCTCAGGTGCGTTGAACCGCGACCTCGGAGGACCCAGCGTGAAGCCCTACCAGCCTGCCGACTACTATGAGAATCTGCAGTTCCCAGACCGCAATTACATCGCGGACGCGGATGACCGTCAGTGGCGCCGCGGGGTTTACATGCACTGGCAGCGAACTTTCCTGCATCCCATGCTGGCCAACTTCGATGCGCCCATGCGTGATGAATGCACAGCGTTGCGAAACAATTCCAACACACCCCAGCAGGCGCTCACATTGTTGAATGACCCCACCTTCGTGGAAGCGGCACGGGTGTTTGCGGTCCGGCTGCTGGAGGCGAAGTCGACCGACCCTGCCAAACCTCTGGATGATGCCGCACGGCTCAATCGCGCTTTCATGCTGGCGGTAAGCCGTCCCGCGAAGAAGGAGGAGCGCGAGTCCTTGCTGGGCTTCCTGAATGCGCAGCGCGAAGCCTTCAAGGCAAACACCGCCGACGCAGAGTTATCGCTGAAGGTCGGCTTGAAACCTGTGCCCGCAGAGCTGGACAAGGCAGAAGTGGCAGCGTGGACCTCCGTCTGCCGCGTGATCCTGAACCTGCACGAGACCATCACCCGCTATTGATTGATTTCATCCTCCAAGCTTTTCCAGGTGAATCCCATGAACTTTGATTTTCAGAGCTACGATCGCGGATTGAAGCGCCGGGCGTTTCTGCATCAGTCGGCGTATGGTCTCGGAGGCATCGCTTTTGCGTCGTTGCTGAATCGCGCAAATGCCGCTGCGACTCCCGAGAGTGCCCGCTGGAATGGCGTGCTGGCCAAGCCGCATGCGCCAGTGCGCGCACGCCGTGTCATCCATCTTTGCATGGCAGGAGGTCCATCCCATCTGGAGACCTTTGACTGGAAGCCGAAGCTCAAGGAACTGGATGGCAAAGCCTTCCCTGAATCCTTCACGAAGGGGCAGCAACTTGCGCAGCTCCAGGGTGCGGAGCTCAAGGCGCGTGGCGCTTTCTGCGGTTTCGCGAAGTATGGGCAGACGGGGAATGAGATCTCGGATCTTTTCCCGCACATGGCAGGCATTGCGGATGATTTGTGCATTGTCCGCTCCATGCAGACGGAGCAGATCAATCATGACACGGCACATGCCTTCATGAACACGGGCTCCATCATCAAGGGACGTCCGAGCATGGGCTCGTGGCTCCTGTATGGCTTGGGATGTGAGACAGAAGAGTTGCCCGGCTTCGTGGTGCTGACTTCGGCGGGCAAGACAGGTCAGCAGCCCATCTCTGCACGTCAGTGGTCGAGCGGTATCCTGCCCAGTAAGTTCCAGGGAATCCTGTTCAACTCGAAAGGAGATGCCGTGCACTATCTGGGCAATCCCGAGGGGGTGTGCCAGAGCACGCAGCGCCAGATTGTCGAGGAGGTGAAGCGGCTCAATGGCATGCTGGCGGAGGAGCGCATCGATCCGGAGATCCAGACGCGCATCGCACAGTACGAGATGGCTTTCAAAATGCAGAGCTCCGTGCCGGAACTCACCGACATGAAGAACGAGCCGCAGCACATCCTCGATATGTACGGCGTGAAGCAACCAGGGGATGGTACCTTCGCCAGCAACTGCCTGCTGGCACGTCGCATGGCGGAGCGTGGGGTGCGCATGATCCAGCTCTATCATCGCGCGTGGGACCACCATGGCGGCATTGAGGACGGCATGAAGTCCGCGGCCGCAGATGTGGACAAGGCCACTGCGGCGCTCATCAAGGACCTGAAGCAGCGCGGTCTGCTGGATGACACGCTCATCCTGTGGGGTGGGGAGTTCGGCCGCACGCCGATGGGGCAGGGCAGTGGCCGCGACCATCACATCCTCGCCTTCAGTGTGGCCATGGCTGGTGGTGGTGTGAAGCCGGGCACCTATGGCGCTACGGATGAGCTGGGCTATCGCGCCGTGGATGACGTGGTGCACGTGCATGATCTACACTCCACGATGCTGCGTCTCATGGGCATTGATGACAAGCGGCTCACGGTGAAATTCCAGGGGCTGGATGTGCGTCTCACCGGCATCGCGGGCCATGTGGTGAAAGGGATCATGGCGTAAGGGCGTTTTGCAGTGCCGCCAACCAATATGCGACTGCTGCCTTCTGCTTTAGTGTTCCTTTCCGTTTCATACGGATCACTCGGTGCCGCGATCGATTTCGCCCACCAGATCGTGCCGGTGCTGCGCGAGCACTGCGCGGATTGCCACCTCGGCGACAAGAAGAAGGGTGGCTTCTCCATGAATACCCGGGAGGACCTGCTCGCGGGTTCGGAGAATGGCGCGGTGCTCTCCTTGGGGAAAGTGGAAGGACACTTGCTCATTGAAGTGCTCACCACAAAGGACAAGGATGTCCAGATGCCGCCCAAGGGGGCGCGCGTGCCGGAGGAGAAGATTGCGCTGCTGCGCAAGTGGATTGAGGAAGGCGTGCTCTGGGAAGATGGCTTCACCTTTGGAAAGTCCGCCTATGAACCGCCATTGAAGCCGCGTCTCCCCAAACTGCCGCCCGTGGTGGATGGACGCACCAATCCCATTGACCGCATCCTCGACAAGTACCTTGTGGATCACAAAGTTCCACGTCCCAAGCCGCTGAATGACGCGGGATTCATCCGTCGGCTCACGCTCGATTTCGTGGGAGTGCTTCCTACGTCGGCGGAGGTCGATGCCTTCGTGAATGACAAGAAGGCGGATAAGCGGGCTCGCCTCATCAAGAGCACGCTGGAACGCCGTGTGGACTACGCGGAGCACTGGCTCACCTTTTGGAATGACCTGCTTCGCAATGACTACGTGGGCACGGGCTACATCGACGGCGGTCGCAAGCCCATCACAAACTGGCTGTACCAGGCGCTCGTGACGAACAAGCCGTATGATCAGTTCGCCCGTGAATTGCTTTCACCCACGCCGGAGTCAGAGGGCTTCATCTTTGGCATCAAATGGCGCGGTGGGGTGAATGCCAGCCAGGTACGGGAGGTGCAGTTTTCCCAGAGCATTTCGCAGGTGTTCCTGGGCATCAACATGAAGTGCGCCTCGTGCCACGACAGCTTCATTGATCGCTGGAAGCTCGATGAGGCTTATGGGCTCGCGGCGATCTACGCGGAGCAGCCGCTGGAGATCAATCGTTGCGACAAGCCTACGGGACGAACGGCGCAGGCCGCGTGGATCTTTCCCGAGCTGGGCACCGTGGATGCGAAGGCTCCGCAGCCGGAACGTCTGAAGCAACTCGCGAGGCTCATGACTCACCCGGAGAATGGCCGCTTCACCCGCACCATGGTGAACCGTCTCTGGCACCGCCTCATGGGACGTGGCATTGTGCATCCGGTGGATGCGATGGGCACGGAGCCGTGGTCCGAGGATCTGCTGGATTACCTCGCATCTTATCTGGTGGAGCAGAAGCATGACCTGAAAGCCGTGCTGGCGCTCATCGCAGGATCGCAGGCTTATCAGTCAGAATGCGTCACCTCTGCGGAAGGAAACGAGGTCTCGCACTATGTGTACCGTGGTCCCATCGCCAAGCGACTGACCGCGGAGCAGTTTGTGGACGCTGTGTGGCAAATCACCGGCACTGCTCCTGCGGCGGCGCACAAGTCCGTGGTCCGTGGCAGGCCTGAGCTGGGGGTGAAGCCCGCTGGCAGATGGATCTGGGCCAATGCATCTGGCCACGCTGAGGCGGGCGAGACATTGACTTTCCGCAAGATGGTCGAGGTGAAGGGCGCGCCCACGAGCGCGAGCGCCGTGATCTCCGTGGACAATGGCTATGAGATCTTTCTAAATGGTGCTTCGCTCGGGAAGGATGAGGATCTCGGCACGGCAGAGGTGGTGTCTTTGGGAGGGCTGAAGCCGGGCAAGAACTACGTTCTTGTGGTGGCAAAGAACGCCGGCAATGGGCCGAACAAGGCGGGTGTGTATTTCGAAGCCAACGTTGTGCTGCCGGGCGGGAAATCACAGGCCATCACCAGCGATGGCACATGGGAATGGTCCAGGTCGCTGCCGGATGCCAAGGGCAAATTTGCCAGGGCTCCCGAGGATTGGCAGCGTGCACATGTCGTGAAAGCACAACAGACCTGGGATGGTTTTATGCCCAGCATCACCCAAGCGCTGGGCCGTGCTCACGCAAAGGCGCCAGAGCGTGTACGTGCCTCGGTGGTGCAGAGTGATTTGCTCCAGCGTGCGTTGGGGAGGCCCAATCGCGAACAGATCGTCACCGTGCGCCCTGAAAATCTCACGACGCTTGAGGCCATCGATTTGGCCAATGGGAACATCCTCGCTGGATTGTTGAAGCGCGGCGCGGTGGATCTGCAGCAGAGGTATCCGGCCACGCCTGAGCTGGTGCAGGGAGTGTTTCGCAAGGCGCTGTCGCGCGCTCCCACGCCGGATGAGGCCGCCTTGCTGATTGAGATGGTTGGCGGGAAGCATGAGAGCCAAGGGGTGGAGGATATGTTGTGGATGCTCATGCTTCTTCCCGAGTTTCAGTTTGTCCGGTAAGATTGCACTTCCTGCCCAGTTTGATCCTTGTAGCCTGCTGCCGCCATGCATCCCTATTCTCCGGATTTCCAAGCTCATGCCGCAGGGCGCGTGTTCACTCATGGTGAGAAGCGGGAGACGCGACGTGCGTTCCTCAAGGCCTTGAGCGCGTCTACGCTCGCCGCACTCATGGCGCATGAGCCTCGACTGCTGGGTGCGGCGTCCACTCCGGGTGCGAAGCTCGTGAATCCCACGGCAAAGGCAGACTGCTGCATTCTGCTCTGGATGGGCGGCGGCATGGCGGCGCCTGAGACCTGGGATCCGAAACGGTATCTGCCGTTCGAGGTAGGACTTCCGGTCGAGAAGATTCTGAGCACGTTCCCTGCGATTCCCACGGCGGTGGAGGGACTGCAGATCAGCCAGGGGCTGGAGCATTGTGCCGGCGTCATGGATCGTGCCACGCTCATCCGCTCGCATGTGCAGCCGGATTTGGGGAGCATCCTGCATTCGAGACATCAGTACCACTGGCACACCGGTTACGTGCCTCCGCAGACGGTCGCAGCTCCCCACATTGGCGCCTGGATGGCGAGGGTGCTCGGTCCGCGTAACCAGGTCATTCCGCCTTTCATCAACATTGGCCAGAGGCTTGAAGGGGTGGGGGAGCAGGAGGAATTGAAGGCCTTCACCACCGGTGGATTCTTCGGCGCGGAGTTTGGTCCGTTTAACCTGCCGTACCCTGAGGAGGCGGCGCGTTCGGTGAAGCCGCCGGAGGGCATGGAGCCGGGGCGTTTTGCGAATCGCTACAAGGCCTACCGCAAGCTCATCGACAAGAATCCGCATCGTGAATTCATGAGCGACTACCAGCAGGAGTCGATGCTCCGCAGCATGGAGAGCGCGCAGCGTCTGCTGAGCTCACAGGACAAGGACGCCTTTGATATCTCACTTGAGAGCAAGGAGACCATCGCTTCTTACGGCGACAGTCGCTTTGGCAGGGGCTGCTTGCTGGCGCGTCGTCTTGCGGAGGCTGGAGCGCGCTACATCGAAGTCACCACCGAGTACGTGCCCTTCCTGCATTGGGATACGCATGAGAATGGTCATGAAACCGTGAAGCGACTCAAAGGAGAGGTGGATCGCCCGATTGCCCAGTTGGTGAAGGACCTTGAGTCGCGAGGCCTGCTGGAGCGGACGCTGGTGATCGTAGCCAGTGAGTTCAGCCGCGATATGATGATCGAAGGTGTCCCCGGATCGGAGGCCAGAGACCAGAGCCGTGCAAAAACGGACAAGTTGCAGGAGATGAAGCACTATGGACTGCATCGCCACTTCACCGGAGGAACTTCCGTGGTGATGTTCGGCGGTGGGACAAAGAAGGGGTATGTGCACGGCGCGACTGCGGACGAGCGTCCCCTGATCGCGGTGAAGGACCCGGTGAGCATCATGGACCTGCATGCCACCATTTTCACCGCCATGGGAATCAATCCCAAGACCGCGTATGACGTGGAGAAGCGTCCCTTCTACGCGACGGAAGATGGCCATGGGAAGCCGGTGATGGGTGTGTTTGCGTAAAGCTGCGGATCAGCATGCGTCCCCCAATAGGAAGTCGGGTCTCCTGACCGGACAGCGGTCGGCGGGTTCCTGCCCGCCAATCATCCTTCGCATCGGCGAAGAACTCAAGTTTGCCATGATCGCGCGTGAGGCTCCCTGAGGTGCCTTCGGACGAAAAGGATCCGTTGGCGGTTCGTCTTGGTTTCACACAAGGACAAGGAATACTTGCGAAGAGGGTGGCACGCACCGCGAACCCCTCCCAACACTCCCCACTCAGTCTCTGAAGTTCCTCTGCGTCTCCGTGTCTCTGTGTTGAATCCAATGCACACCAACACGCCCATCACCCCGGAACCAACCAGCCAAACACTTCCCCGCATGCATTCAGGACGTTTCCTGAAAGTGATGTCCAAACCCTCCGTTACCGTAGCCACCATCACCCAGCACGTTCGCCTACCATGATGTTCCCTATCAAACGAGTTCTTTTCCTCTCGTTCGTCCTGCTCACGTCGAGCATCGCGGCACTCCATGCCGCCGACCGCTCCACGACCCCCAACGTCGTGCTCATCTTCTGCGATGACCTTGGCTATGCGGACATCGGTTCCTTTGGAGCCAGGGGATATACTACGCCGAATCTCGACCGTCTCGCGAAGGAGGGGGTACGCTTCACAAATTTCCACGTGAGCCAGGCGGTGTGCTCTGCCTCGCGTGCAGCACTCATGACGGGGTGCTACAACAACCGGATTGGCATTCACGGAGCCCTCGGGCCGGGCGCGCAGGTGGGTATCAGCAAGGATGAGGTGACCATGGCAGAGCTTTTCAAGCAGAAAGGCTATGCCACGGGAATGTCCGGCAAATGGCACCTGGGTGATGCGCCGCAGTTCCTGCCCGTGCACCATGGCTTCGATGAATACTATGGCCTGCCATACTCGAATGACATGTGGCCATACCATCCTGAAATGATGGCGAACCTCGCCAAGGCCGAAGCAAACGCGAAAAAGGTCAACGCCAAGAAGGGGGAAGAGCCGAAGAAGCGCAAGGGCTTCCCACCGCTCCCGATGATTGAAGGTGATAAAGTCGTCGATCCGGAAGTGACGCCAGAAGAGCAGGAGCAGCTCACCACGCAATACACGGAACGCGCGGTGAAGTTCATTGAGAAGAACAAGGACAAGCCTTTCTTCTTCTACCTCGCACACTCCATGCCGCATGTGCCGCTCTATGTGAGCAGCAAATTCAAAGGCAAATCGGAGCGTGGTGTCTTCGGCGATGTGATCATGGAGATCGACTGGTCCGTGGGAGAGGTGATGAAGGCTCTGGAGAAAGCTGGAATCGAGAAAGATACTATCGTCATCTTCACCAGTGACAATGGTCCGTGGCTTTCCTATGGCACGCATGCAGGTTCCTCGGGATCTCTGAAGGAAGGCAAGGGCACCTCATGGGAGGGGGGCATTCGTGTGCCATTCATCGCGCGCTGGCCTGGGAAGATTCCGGCGGACTCCGAGTGTCGTGAGCCGGCGATGACCATCGACCTCTTCCCGACCTTTGCGAGGATCATCGGGGCCTCCCTGCCTGGCCATAAGATCGATGGTCTGGACATCACGCAGATGCTGGAGAGCCCCAAGGATGCGAAGTGCCCCCATCCCTTCTACTTCACCTACTACGCCAACAACCAACTCCAGGCGGTGATGGGCGGCCAGTGGAAGTTGGTGCTGCCTCACACCTATCGCACCCTCGGCGGCAAGCCGGGAGGTGATGGCGGAAAGCCAGCGCAGTACACCAATGCTCAAGCTGAGCTTGCCCTTTACGACCTCTACAATGACGCTGGTGAAACCATGAACGTGGCGGACAAGCACCCCGAAGTGGTGGCTCGGCTGCAAGGCTACGCCGAGAGTGCGCGCGAGGACCTCGGTGACTCCCTGCACAAGAGAGATGGCACCGGAACTCGTGAGCCCGGGAGGCGGGCTCCGCAAAAGGCACAGGGGAAGCAGGAGGCCGCAGGAAAGTAGTCTGCCAAAAAGTAGTCCGCCGAGCCTCGGCGGTCACATCAGTGATGGAGGTTGGGCCTTCCGGCCCGACTGTGGGCGTTAGGCCTTCCGGCCTGACATTCGATGAGCCATCAATCCCTTGCGCAGCCTCCTCCCGCCCGGGAGCCGCGCTCACCCATTTCACGCTCAATTCAACGCTTGTTTCAACTATTATATCGGCATAAAATGGGCATGGACCCATACTCGCTCAAGGATCGTCCGGAACAGGCATCCCAGCTATCGTCACGGCGACCGCTTTCAAGAACATGCCGCAGGGTCAAAAAGACCATCTGTGGACCTCGTTGAGAATCAGTGCCCGGTTCGCAAAACGATAGTTCGTTTGGCCAATTTCTGACGTTTTCTGATCCCCAGCGAGTTCCACAATTTGCCTCAACCGGCAGCCTCTCGTGACGGTCCAATTGTCCAAATATCACTCTCCCGCGTGATTTCCCTGCATCTGCATCACCACATGCGCTTTGCACGAGCCAGTTTTCTCTATGCTTTTTTCATCATCAGCCTCGCTGCTGGTGGAGTGGAGGTCTGCGCTGCCTCCCCGGCCAAGGTCCAGTTCAATCGTGATGTCCGACCCATCCTCTCGGACAAGTGTTTTCACTGCCATGGCTTCGACAGCAAAAAGCGTGAGGCGGGACTGCGACTGGATGTCCGCGAGGATGCCATCAAGGACAAGGCCATCACCCCCGGAGATCCTTTGAAGAGTGAGGCTCTGGTGCGCATCCTGAGCACGGATCCGGATGAACACATGCCTCCGGCGAAGTCCAAGCTCGGGTCTCTCACGCCTGCGGAAGTGGACATCCTGAAGAAGTGGATTGAGCAGGGTGCGGAGTACGAGGCGCATTGGGCTTTCATTCCAGTGCAGAAGCCGGAGCTGGGAATGCCGGGCGCTGGGAGCGTTTCACCTATTGACGATATTGTGGGTAGTGGACTCGCGGAACGTGGAATCAAGCCCCAGAAGGAGGCAACGGCAGAGACGCTGATTCGTCGCGTCAGCTTTGACCTTACTGGCCTGCCGCCATCCTCTGCGGAAGTGCTGGCGTTTAAGAAGGCCTACGCAGCGGAACCGGACAAGGCCTACGCGGCGCTCGTGGACCGTCTGCTGGCTTCTCCTCAGTTTGGAGAGCGCATGGCCGTGGACTGGCTGGATGTCTCCCGCTACTCAGACAGCTTCGGATTCCAGGTGGATCGTGACCGTGATGTGTGGATGTGGCGCGACTGGGTGATCTCCGCCTTCAATCGGAACCTGCCTTTTGATCAATTCGCCACATGGCAGATCGCCGGTGATCTCCTGCCGGATGCGACCGATGAACAGATCCTCGCCACGGCTTTCAGTCGATTGCATCAGCAGGAGAGCGAGGGCGGCAGTGTGGAGGAGGAGTATCGCGTGGAGTACGTGGCAGATCGAGTTCAGACCTTTGCCACGGCATTCCTCGGGCTCACCTTCGAGTGCGCACGGTGCCACGACCACAAGTTCGATCCCATCTCTGTGCAGGACTACTACGGGTTGTTCTCGCTCTTTCAGAACATCGATGAAGCGGGCCTGTATTCTTTCTTCACGTCGTCCGCTCCGACTCCGGCGCTATCGCTGGTCGATGAGGCTGGAAAGAAAAAGCTTGGGGAATTGAAGGCGCGCGTCGATGACCTTGAAAAGAGAACGGCGGCACTTCGTGAATCTCGTCGCAACGCCTTCGAGGCCTGGTTGCAAACAGATGCGGCGAACACTCATGCTGGCTCCGTGCCGGGTGAACTGGGGCGCTATCG
The Roseimicrobium gellanilyticum DNA segment above includes these coding regions:
- a CDS encoding sulfatase family protein, translated to MMFPIKRVLFLSFVLLTSSIAALHAADRSTTPNVVLIFCDDLGYADIGSFGARGYTTPNLDRLAKEGVRFTNFHVSQAVCSASRAALMTGCYNNRIGIHGALGPGAQVGISKDEVTMAELFKQKGYATGMSGKWHLGDAPQFLPVHHGFDEYYGLPYSNDMWPYHPEMMANLAKAEANAKKVNAKKGEEPKKRKGFPPLPMIEGDKVVDPEVTPEEQEQLTTQYTERAVKFIEKNKDKPFFFYLAHSMPHVPLYVSSKFKGKSERGVFGDVIMEIDWSVGEVMKALEKAGIEKDTIVIFTSDNGPWLSYGTHAGSSGSLKEGKGTSWEGGIRVPFIARWPGKIPADSECREPAMTIDLFPTFARIIGASLPGHKIDGLDITQMLESPKDAKCPHPFYFTYYANNQLQAVMGGQWKLVLPHTYRTLGGKPGGDGGKPAQYTNAQAELALYDLYNDAGETMNVADKHPEVVARLQGYAESAREDLGDSLHKRDGTGTREPGRRAPQKAQGKQEAAGK